A part of Solibacillus sp. FSL H8-0538 genomic DNA contains:
- the rpsF gene encoding 30S ribosomal protein S6, with translation MRKYELMYIIRPNIEDEAKKALVERFNEILTSNGAEIIEAKEWGKRRLAYEINDFREGFYQIVKVNAETEAINEYTRLANISEDIIRHIAVRQEVK, from the coding sequence ATGAGAAAGTATGAATTAATGTACATCATCCGCCCGAACATTGAAGATGAAGCGAAGAAAGCTTTAGTAGAGCGTTTCAACGAAATCTTAACTTCAAACGGTGCTGAGATCATCGAAGCAAAAGAGTGGGGCAAACGCCGCTTAGCTTACGAAATCAACGACTTCCGCGAAGGTTTCTACCAAATCGTGAAAGTAAACGCTGAAACAGAAGCTATCAATGAATACACTCGTTTAGCTAACATCAGCGAAGACATTATCCGTCACATCGCTGTTCGTCAAGAAGTAAAATAA
- the ychF gene encoding redox-regulated ATPase YchF, with protein MALTAGIVGLPNVGKSTLFNAITKAGALAANYPFATIDPNVGIVEVPDARLQKLTELVVPKKTVPTAFEFTDIAGIVKGASKGEGLGNKFLAHIREVDAICQVVRCFVDENITHVAGTIDPIDDIEVINLELILADMESVEKRIQRVAKMAKQKDKEAMIEEPILLKIKETLEAEKPARAAELTEDEMKVVKGLHLLTIKPMLYVANVSEDEVAEADDNEYVKMVRKFAAAEGAQVITICAKIEEEISELDDEEKAMFLEELGIKESGLDQLIRASYDLLGLATYFTAGVQEVRAWTFRKGMKAPQCAGVIHTDFERGFIRAETVAFDDLVVAGSQAAAKEAGKVRLEGKEYIVQDGDIMLFRFNV; from the coding sequence ATGGCATTAACAGCTGGTATTGTAGGTTTACCAAATGTCGGTAAATCAACATTATTTAACGCAATTACAAAAGCAGGTGCGCTTGCTGCCAACTACCCATTCGCAACAATCGATCCAAACGTAGGAATCGTAGAAGTTCCGGATGCTCGTTTACAAAAGTTAACAGAATTGGTCGTTCCGAAGAAAACTGTTCCAACAGCTTTCGAGTTTACTGATATTGCGGGCATTGTAAAAGGCGCTTCAAAAGGTGAAGGGTTAGGGAATAAATTCCTTGCGCACATCCGTGAAGTAGATGCGATTTGCCAAGTAGTACGTTGTTTCGTAGATGAAAACATTACACACGTAGCCGGTACAATCGACCCAATCGATGACATCGAAGTTATCAATTTAGAGCTTATTTTAGCGGACATGGAATCAGTAGAGAAACGTATTCAACGTGTTGCAAAAATGGCAAAACAAAAAGATAAAGAAGCGATGATTGAAGAGCCAATCCTCCTTAAAATTAAAGAAACATTAGAAGCTGAAAAACCTGCTCGCGCGGCAGAACTAACAGAAGATGAAATGAAAGTGGTCAAAGGTCTTCACTTATTAACAATCAAACCAATGCTGTATGTGGCAAACGTATCAGAAGATGAAGTAGCAGAAGCGGACGATAATGAATACGTAAAAATGGTGCGTAAATTTGCAGCAGCTGAAGGCGCACAAGTTATTACAATTTGTGCAAAAATTGAAGAAGAAATTTCAGAGTTAGATGACGAAGAAAAGGCAATGTTCTTAGAAGAACTAGGGATTAAAGAGTCTGGTTTAGACCAATTAATTCGCGCTTCTTATGATCTACTTGGACTAGCTACTTACTTTACTGCAGGTGTACAAGAAGTACGCGCTTGGACATTCCGTAAAGGCATGAAAGCGCCACAATGTGCAGGCGTAATCCACACAGACTTTGAACGCGGCTTCATCCGTGCAGAAACAGTGGCATTTGATGATTTAGTAGTAGCTGGCTCTCAAGCAGCAGCAAAAGAAGCGGGTAAAGTACGTTTAGAAGGTAAAGAATACATCGTACAAGACGGTGACATTATGTTATTCCGTTTTAACGTATAA
- a CDS encoding DUF951 domain-containing protein, translating into MEAKQFALNDVVEMKKQHPCGTNAWKIIRLGADIRIKCEGCGHSVMIPRREFEKKMKKVLVKATEA; encoded by the coding sequence ATGGAAGCAAAGCAATTTGCATTGAATGATGTTGTAGAAATGAAAAAACAACATCCGTGCGGCACAAATGCATGGAAAATCATTCGTCTGGGTGCAGACATTCGTATTAAATGTGAAGGCTGCGGGCATAGCGTCATGATCCCACGTCGTGAATTTGAAAAGAAAATGAAGAAGGTATTAGTGAAGGCTACAGAGGCTTAA
- the rpsR gene encoding 30S ribosomal protein S18, translating into MMAPRRGGRKRRKVCYFTSNNITHIDYKDVDLLKKFISERGKILPRRVTGTSAKYQRKLTSAIKVSRIMALLPFVAEDK; encoded by the coding sequence ATAATGGCACCACGTCGCGGAGGCCGCAAACGCCGTAAAGTTTGCTACTTCACTTCGAACAACATTACGCACATCGACTACAAAGATGTAGATCTTTTAAAGAAATTCATCTCTGAGCGCGGAAAAATTCTTCCACGTCGCGTAACTGGAACAAGCGCTAAATACCAACGTAAACTTACATCTGCAATTAAAGTTTCACGTATTATGGCATTACTTCCATTCGTAGCTGAAGACAAATAA
- a CDS encoding DUF3267 domain-containing protein — MEQPTVIELDMQKLAKQNVWATFICTAVLIFLNVLIQGQFSAAFHLIHLVYFALFYMVLIVLHEAFHLIGFMLFGRVKYRDLDYGVNFKLGVAYATTSKPLQNAAMKKALLLPFWTTGMVPVLCGLYFDNYLLLTVGAFLIAGAIGDFTMYRKLRAFPNDALVKDDPQQPRLYVYSDVHSL, encoded by the coding sequence ATGGAACAACCTACTGTTATTGAACTAGATATGCAAAAACTAGCAAAACAAAATGTGTGGGCAACTTTTATTTGTACAGCCGTGCTAATTTTCTTAAATGTATTAATTCAAGGGCAGTTTTCTGCCGCCTTTCATCTAATTCATCTTGTTTATTTTGCCCTTTTTTACATGGTACTAATCGTGCTACACGAGGCATTTCATTTAATTGGTTTTATGCTCTTTGGACGCGTAAAATATCGCGACCTTGATTACGGCGTTAATTTTAAGCTTGGCGTTGCCTATGCAACGACCTCAAAACCTTTGCAAAATGCAGCAATGAAAAAAGCATTGCTCCTTCCGTTTTGGACAACCGGTATGGTGCCGGTACTGTGCGGGCTCTATTTTGATAACTACTTACTACTAACCGTGGGCGCATTTCTGATAGCTGGTGCAATCGGTGATTTTACGATGTATCGCAAACTAAGAGCCTTCCCAAACGATGCACTCGTGAAAGATGATCCACAACAACCACGCCTTTATGTCTACTCTGATGTTCATTCATTATAA
- the ssb gene encoding single-stranded DNA-binding protein, translated as MINRVVLVGRLTKDPELRYTPSGVPMARFTIAVNRTFSNQQGEREADFIGCIAWRKQAENLANFMKKGSLIGVEGRIQTGSYEGQDGKRVYTTDVIADAVQFLESRGTASNTSQPTSNQQYGGQQNYGGGQPAYNSQPNQQFGGGAPAQDSYGSYQQNQPPQNQQNYTRVDEDPFANSKGPIEVSEDDLPF; from the coding sequence ATGATTAACCGTGTCGTTTTAGTCGGAAGACTTACGAAGGATCCAGAACTTCGTTATACACCAAGTGGGGTTCCAATGGCTCGATTTACAATTGCTGTAAACCGAACTTTTTCGAATCAACAAGGTGAACGCGAAGCTGACTTCATCGGTTGTATTGCTTGGAGAAAACAAGCTGAAAACTTAGCGAACTTCATGAAAAAGGGAAGTTTGATTGGAGTGGAAGGCCGTATTCAAACAGGAAGCTATGAAGGACAAGATGGGAAGCGTGTTTACACGACAGATGTCATTGCTGATGCTGTGCAATTCTTAGAATCGCGTGGTACCGCAAGTAACACATCGCAACCAACGTCAAATCAACAGTATGGTGGACAACAAAATTATGGTGGCGGGCAACCGGCATATAATAGTCAACCTAACCAACAATTTGGTGGCGGTGCTCCTGCACAAGATTCGTATGGTTCATATCAACAAAATCAACCACCTCAGAATCAGCAAAATTATACACGTGTAGATGAAGATCCATTTGCTAATAGCAAAGGACCAATCGAAGTTTCTGAAGACGATTTACCGTTTTAA